The Bacillus sp. FJAT-27916 genomic interval CCGGATACGATCCACGCATCTGGAGAATCTGTTGGATCAACTCTCAATGATACATCCGTTTGAAGCTGTGCCATTAAGCGTTCTTCGATTTTACGGGATGTTACCCATTTCCCTTCACGGCCTGCAAATGGGCTGTTATTGACGACAAATGTCATTTGAAGGGTAGGCTCATCAATACGAAGCACTGGCAGCGGATCTTGAGCATCAACAGGACAGACGGTCTCACCGACATTGATGTCCTCCATTCCGCTGACAGCAACTAAATCACCAGGGAATGCCTCATCAATTTCCACACGTTTTAATCCTTGGAATCCAAAGATTTTTGTTACACGGAAGTTTTTCGCTGTACCATCAAGTTTCATCAAGGAGACTTGCTGACCAACTTTCATGGTTCCGCGGAAAACACGTCCGATTCCAATTCTTCCTAAGTAGTCGCTGTAATCAAGAAGGGCTACTTGGAATTGTAGTGGCTCTTCACGGTTGTCAACAGGAGATGGAATGTTTTGAACGATTGATTCAAACAAGCATTCCATATTCTCTTCCTGATCAGCTGGATCCGGGCTTAATGATGCCGTTCCGTTAATACCTGAAGCATAGATGACAGGGAATTCCAATTGGTCTTCTGTCGCGTCAAGCTCGATGAATAAATCAATAACCTCATCGACTACTTCCTCCGGTCTTGCAAAATCACGGTCGATTTTATTGACGACAACGATTGGTGTCAATTTTTGCTCAAGCGCTTTTTTCAAAACGAAGCGTGTTTGCGGCATACAGCCTTCATACGCATCGACGATTAAAAGTACGCCGTCAACCATTTTCATGATCCGTTCTACTTCGCCGCCAAAGTCAGCATGTCCAGGTGTATCCAAAATATTGATACGTGTATCTTTATAGTTAACCGCCGTATTTTTAGCCAGGATGGTAATACCGCGTTCTCTTTCAAGATCATTTGAATCCATTGCACGTTCAGCGACCTGCTCATTTGAACGGAATGTACCAGCTTGTTTTAACAGCTGATCCACCAATGTAGTTTTACCATGGTCAACGTGAGCAATAATCGCTATATTCTTAATATCATTTCTGTATTGCAACCTATTTCAACTCCCAGTTTTTATGCATATTGTAACCAACCTTCCCATTATACCATACTGAAAGTAGAAAACCGCCAACATTTTGTGTACAATGATGATTAAGATTGGAGTGTGATACTTTTGAATATTAAAATTGTTTTCTTAGCTTTATCCCTATTGGCTGTTGCCAGCCTTTCGGGCATTGCCATCTCCATTTCCGAGGGAAGTGCCGTTTTTAGCATGATCAGCTTAGCTGCATTCATCGCAATTATGGGCAGCGGATTCACCCTAAAGAAACGCTGGAGAGAAAAATTATAAAGCCGTACGATACAATAATTAGGCAATTCTCCCACATTTTATCTATTTTTGCAACAAAAAAGCATCCGCTATTAAACCGGATGCTCCAATTAACGCCGGCAAGCCTATTCCTGCCGGCGTTTTCCATGCTTATTCACGTTAAATAATGCTCCATGATAACTTTGTGAAGCTGTGGAGTAGTCGCTATCAGCGAGCTCTTATTCAAATAATCAATAGGGCTTCCATGAAGATCCGTCACTATACCGCCGAGCTCTTCAATGATAATCGTTCCCCCGGCAAAATCCCATGGGGCGAGACGCATGGAAATATAGGCGTTCATCCTCCCAGTAGCCACATAAATCAGCTCTAAAGCTGCTGATCCGTATGACCTTGTCCCCCGCACGTCTCTAACAAGCTTAGCAGTGATATTCTTATCGATTTTCTTATTATCTGTCAGCCATATGGCGTTCAGCCCAACAATGGATTCTTCAAGCTTCGCCTCCTGCATAGGGGCTATTTTCTTTTCGTTCAAGTAGGCCCCTTCTCCTTTAATGCAGTGATACAATTCATCATGAACCACATCATAAATCAGACCGATCCTTCCAATGCCATTCTCTACAATTCCAATAGAGATAGCAAAGTTTCTTTGCTGGTGCACAAAATTCATTGTCCCGTCAATCGGGTCGATAATCCACACTATGCCCTCCAGCTCCTTTAGATCATGGCCAGCCCCCTCTTCCCCAAGCACCTTATGCTCAGGGAAGCGCTCAGCAATTCGCTTCAAGAAGAACTGTTCAACATCCTTGTCCATATTCGTGACTAAATCATTCATGTTTGATTTCGTTTCTATATTCAGGCTCGTTTCAAAGGAATGGATAATTCTCTGACCGGCTTCTTTCATCCATTGAACGGCTTGTGCATGTATTTCTTTCATACCTGCCATTTCTCCCACCTCAAATCCAAAAGTCCTTCAGACCTTATTATGTATATAATTTACAGTTTAATCCCGTCAGGCAAAATAAACAAGAAAAGACAGACCATGAAAGATGAACATGAAATCCGTCTTTTCCGCTTGCTTTTCGCATCAAAATTGCCTTTGTACGTATCAATCAAATCGCTTTTAAGCGCATCAATTCTCTTCGTATTCTTTCAAGTTTTTGCTTTGATTTCGTCTTTTGCTTTTCATTTTGCTGCTCCATTGCCTCAAATAAGGTGGCAAGCTCATAGTCCATTTCCATTCTAAGGACCGCTTTCCGATGTCTTTCTACTTCCGTCGCTTTTAAAACATGATTGACTGCTTGTTTCATAGAAATCCACTCCTTAATATATTTGAAAATTCAGTTATTTAATTGTAATTTGTATATAGTATGTCTTCCTCAATACATTTGCAACCAAAATGCACAGATGCCCAGTTACCCAAGCTTTATCCTATTTCTCCATAGTATTCTTATGGTAAAATAAACGAGAATAGGAGGGAAACTTATGACATTCAAAGGCTTTACGAATGATGATTTTAATGTATTTCAAATAGATGGTTTAGATGCACGGATGGATGCGATTAAAACAATCATCCGCCCTAAGTTCGAACTGTTAAGCGATGTATTTACGGAAGAGCTTTCAGTATTAACAAAAGAGCCCATGTATCCTCACATTGCTAAGCATGCCAGACGCACCATCAACCCGCCTAATGATACGTGGATTGCCTTTTCTTCCAATCCGCGCGGCTACAAAATGGTTCCTCACTTCCAAATAGGACTATGGGAAACCCATTTATTTATTTGGTATGCTGTCATTTATGAGGCAAAAGGGAAAGAACCGATAGGACAGCACTTTTTATCAAGAACACAAGAAATCCAAGAATCCATCCCGGCAAATTACGTCTGGTCAATCGATCATATGAAACCCGATGTCATTCATCATGATACTTTATCCACAGAAGATTTAAACAAGATGTTTGAGAGATTGGCTACTGTGAAGAAGGCGGAGCTTCTATGCGGTTTCCAGCTATCTCGTGACGAGGCTGTTAAGATTCCCGGGGATGAATTAATTGAGATGATCCGTGATGTGTTTGTACATTTATTACCCCTCTATAATGTCGAATAAACTCAAAAAACATGGAGGGACTGTTTAGAAAAACAGTCCCTCCATGTTTATATTTTCATTTGTGTGCTTCTTTTGAAAGAAGGCGCCATTTACATTCTGACAAGCTCTCCATCCTGGCTTTTCTTGGCTTTCTGCATAGCTCGATAGCTTGAGTAACCGCTCACTTCCTCAAACTCGCCGCACACTTTCTTCTCCTCCGCTATGGAAGGAACAATCTGCTTAAAATCCTTATAAAGCATCATTAACTCTTCACGTGGAATGCCTTTCTCATAGGCTTTTTCAATTCCTTGAAAGTATGAAATTACCTTAACGATTTCATCTGTTTTCCACGTATAATCGATTGGATATTGATAATCCATGCTATACACCTCTTCTGTCATATTCTTCGTTTGTCAGCTGTATTGCCATCGGGTTCGGATTACCTTGGCTTGGCTCAGCATTTGGTCAAACAACTCCTCGACGGTCGGCTCATCAGATATAAGCCCAATCGCCTGTCCAGCCCAGCCAAAGCCTGCCTCATGGTTCCCTTCATAAATAAATTTCTTATTCGTCTCCCCACTAATATAATCCTTCAGATCTTCATATGTACAGCTTTTACTCTCCATTGAAAGAATGGAGGCCGTGTGTGCATTGGAAATAGCTCTGCCAGGAGTTCCAAGGGTTTTCTTGATCACGACAGTGTCCTTCTCTGTCCCGTGGATAATCGCTTCTTTATAGGCAGGATGAGCGTGGACACATTCCTTCACTGCAATAAAACGGGTACCCATTTCAATCCCTTCCGCTCCAAGTGCTAGAGCAGCCATCATTCCCCTTCCATCTGCGATACCTCCTGAAGCAACAACTGGAATCGAAACGGCATCCACCACTTTAGGTACAAGAACCATCGTGCTCAGCTCATCTCTTCCAAGATGTCCCCCGCCCTCATTTCCAACGACCATTACGGCATCTGCCCCAAGCTCCTCTGCTTTGACAGCTTGTCTGACTCCAGCCGTCAAAACAAGCTTCTTCACGGAAGTCCCTTTTAGCATATTTAGAAAGGCAGCTGGATTACCGCCAGTTACGGACATGGCTTCAATACCTTTATCTACAGCAATTTGAACAAACCTTTCATAATGCCTTCCATGTGTCCCAATCGCAAAGTTAACCCCAACCGGCTTATCTGTCAATATCCGTACTTTATCAATCTCCTCAGCCAGCTCCTCTGGACTGCCTAATGATAAGGCCGTAATTTGACCTAGCCCGCCAGCATTTGATACAGCTGCCGCTAAATCAGAATAGGCCAAATAGGCAAGTCCCCCCTGAATGATTGGCAGTTTAATTCCGAGTAAATCCGTTAATCTCGTTTCCCACATACCATTCCCTCCCCGCAATGATTGTATCCCCTTGAAATCCTTCTTGTACACACCTATTATACAATACTTTCCATATCCATTTTCATCCATTATGAACTCAGGACGAAACAAAAAGGGCAGCCTGCAATAAGCAGCGGCTGCCTTAGCTCTTAACATAGATGATTTCTTAGTCAGATTGGTAACTAACTAGATTCATCGTTAAATAAGATTATTTAGCAAGAAATGAACCGGTCCAGCGACAAATGATTACTTTTCGTGGCAATTATGGCAATCAGCGCAATTAGCGTATAATACAGTCACTTTCTCGTCTTCAAAATGATCAATGGTTGTATTACATCCTGTACATACGATTGTACCCATTCATTTCACTCCTTCAATTAATTTAATCGCTTTATAAAGAAAGCACTTTACTACTATATACACCATAATAATATAACACATTTAAAAAAACAAGCCTAAATTGTATGTAATATTTAAAAATAATATATCCTTTTACCCATAACCCTTTTGTTAAGAATTCCCTTCTGAACCTCTAACTCTCATGGTAAACTATTTTACAAGGATTACCATTCAAATAAAGGAGGCTTATATGTCACTTCGATCCTATATCAGACTGCAAAATCAAACCATCTCAATTGAAGAAGTACAGAAAATGATTGATGACTATCGTCAATCCGTCCAAAAAACTGGTAAGCAATTAGACTATTCCTATGAAGAGAAAGCTTTTCCCTATTCCATCTTCACCCCTGAAAATCAAGGCAGTGGCGAATGTCTCTATCTCTCTTCAAAAGATCCTGACTATCACCTGATTAGAATAGGGATTGGCGAAGAGCCAATACCCGGTATGAAGGGTGATTTATCCCCTTATATCGAAATTAGCCTTGAGAGAAACTCGACATTCGCAGATAAAGGAAAAGCAAATGAACTGGCCAAATATATGGCTAAAAAGAAGCAAGGGGACCTTCAGCTCTTTAACGGCAGAATCATGCACTTCCACAAATAATAAAGGGGACCAGCCCTTTCACGGGCTGGTCCTCTTTAATTTAATCCATATGATGACTTAATGTGTTTAATTGCCAATAAACGCCGTACTGATCAATCAATTGACCATACAAGGAGCTCCAAGGGGTCTCCTGCAAGGGCATGATGATTTTTCCGCTTTCTTTCAACCGATCAAAAAGCCGTCTTGTCTCCTCTGCATCATCTGACTGTATGGCTAACGTAATATGGTTACCTAAATGAAATGGATGACCAGGCTGATTGTCCGACAGCATGAATTCAGCTTCACCAGCCTTAACCAATGCATTCAGGACCAATTTCTTGTTCGCCTCAGGCATTGGATTTTCAGGGTTATCTGGTAAATCGCCAAATGTCTGGAGATTGTGAATCTCCGCCCCTAATGCTTGTTCATAAAATGATAAAACCTCTTGACCATTGCCATTTGTGACTAAATAGGGAGTCAGTGCCTTAATCAACTTAAAACCACCTTTCCTCATATCAGAGTTACAAATCACTTAAAGACAATCACTTCCTTTAGGTAAATTATACCAACAAGAACAGAGAATTGTCCATCGCTGATCGTCATACTCTTGGTCTGCTGCCCAGTCAAAGTGTTGATCATGATTTTATTCTATTCGGATCGATAACTTCATATCCTTTATCTTTCAAGCCTTGCACGATTTCAGCAAGGGCCTCACTCGTCCACTTCCGATCATGCATGAGAATATTTGCTCCATCAAATAAGTATTCACTATTCAGCGTTACATCTATAAGGGCATCTTTCGTTTGATACCCTTTCTCCCAATCATAGCCCATCGTCCAGTTCATTAATTGCATATGTTCTTCTTCGACTATATTCTTGGAAAAATCCGTATTCTGACCAAATGGCGCACGGAAGAATCGAGGCTTTGAGCCAGTTATTTCTTCAACCAAACTGTTAACCCGGCGAATTTCTTCTACCTGCTCCTGTTCGGTTAAATCTGGCAAAGAGGCATGGCTATATGTATGGTTGCCAATTTCAAAGCCCATATCTGCAATTTGCTTAAGGATATCCTTCTTATCATCAGACTCTAATAAATGCCCATTAACAAAAAAGACTGCCGATACATTTAATTCCTTTAATGTTTTGGCCATCTCTAAAGCATGTTCATCAGGAGCGTCATCAATCGTGAGCAGCGCGACCTTTTTATTTTCATCACCCACCGGCTCGATCTTCCAATTCGCCGTATTCACTTCATAATCCTGTTTGATTTGCTGCACGGCGACTTCCTGCTCCTCCTTTTCCTCCGGCTTCACTTTTTCTTTCGTTTCTTCTTCATTTTGAATTGGTGCTGTTTCATTTTTCTGCGAATGATCCTCTGCTTGATCCTTTTCAGAGCAGCCAGAAAGAATCAGGAAGGATACAGCTAAGATGGCGGAAATATATTTCACGTAAACCAAGCCTTTCTCTAGTTAGAATGAACAACTAAATTTTACCATTCCAATCCTCGTGATGCGAGCTTTAGACAATAAAAAGCGCTGAAAACCAGCAGGTCTCCAGCGCTTGAATAAAACGAATTTATTTAATGATATGGATTGGGCTTCCTAATGCTACTTCAGCCGCTTCCATAGTGATTTCACCTAATGTAGGGTGAGCATGGATTGTCATAGCAATATCTTCAGCAGTCATACCTGCTTCAATCGCAAGTCCAAGCTCAGCAATCATATCAGAAGCTCCTGGTCCGGCAATTTGCGCACCAATCACAAGGCCGTCTTCTTTACGAGTGATCAACTTCATGAAGCCTTCAGCCGCATTAAGCGCAAGTGCACGACCATTTGCTGCGAATGGGAATTTCGCTGCAACGATATCCAATCCTTCTTCTTTCGCTTGAGCTTCTGTATAACCTACAGTTGCTAGTTCAGGCTCAGAGAATACAACGGCTGGAATACCGAGGTAATCAATTTCAGAAGAATGTCCTGCAATCGCTTCAGCAGCAATTTTGCCTTCATAAGAAGCTTTATGAGCCAATTGCGGTCCAGTGATAATATCACCAATCGCAAAGATATTGCCTACAGATGTACGGCATTGTTTGTCTGTTTTGATGAAGCCTCTTTCATCAAGCTCAACACCAACTTGTTCCAAGCCGATTTCATCTGTATTTGGTTTTCTTCCGACAGTCACTAATAGATACTCAGCTTCAAGTTTTTTCTCTTCGCCTTTTTCTTCATAAGTGACGATGACGCCATTTTCTGTTTCTTCAACGCCTTGAGCTTTCACTTTTGTAAAGATATCAACATTTTTCTTCTTCAAGTTACGCTTAACGATAGAAGACATTTGTTTTTCGAAAGCAGCAAGGATTTCATCCATTCCTTCTAGAATGGTTACTTTTGTACCAAAGTTAGCATATACAGATCCCAACTCAATTCCGATTACACCGCCGCCGATGATGGCCATGCTCTCAGGAATATGGTCAAGATTCAAAGCACCAGTTGAATGAATAACGCGTTTAGAATATTTGAACGCAGGTAATTCAATCGGACGAGAGCCCGTTGCGATAATCGCATTTTTGAATGTGTATGTTTGGGCACTGGTTTCAGTCATAACACGAATATTGTTCGCATCAACGAAATAAGCCTCGCCTTTGACAATTTCAACCTTGTTGCCTTTTAACAGGCCGCCGACACCGCTTGTCAATTTTTCAACAACAGTGCCTTTCCATTTTTGAACCTTTGAGAAATCTACTTTTACGTTTTCCGCAGAAATTCCCAGGTCCGCTGAATTTTTCGCATCATGATAGCGATGTCCAGCTGTAATAAGCGCTTTAGAAGGAATACATCCTACGTTTAAGCAAACGCCGCCTAGTTCCCCTTTTTCTACGATGGTTACTTTTTGTCCAAGCTGTGCAGCACGGATAGCTGCTACATATCCTCCAGGACCGGCACCAATTACTATAGTATCTGTTTCAATCGGAAAATCACCTACAACCATGTCTTACCCCTCCATCAATAGTAGTTCTGGATCATTTAATAAGCGTTTGATATGATTTAATGCATTTTGGCCAGTAGCTCCATCAATCATACGGTGGTCAAAGCTTAAAGATAATGCTAATACCGGAGCTGCAACAATTTCACCATCACGAACGATTGGTTTTTCTGCAATACGGCCAATACCTAAGATAGCTACCTCAGGGTGGTTAATAACAGGTGTGAACCATTGTCCGCCAGCAGAACCGATATTGGAAATTGTGCAAGAAGCACCTTTCATTTCGTTTGGAGCCAATTTGCCATCACGTGCTTTTCCAGCAAGTTCATTAATTTCATTAGAGATTGCGAACATTGATTTACGATCGGCATCCTTCACGACAGGAACGAGCAAGCCTCTTTCTGTATCAGCAGCGATACCGATATTGTAATAATGCTTATGAATAATCTCAGATGTAGCATCATCTAGAGATGTATTAAGTGCAGGATATTCACGAAGAGCACTTGTCAAAGCTTTTACGACATACGGAAGGAATGTAAGCTTGATTCCTTTTTCTGCTGCTACCTCTTTGAATTTCTTTCTGTGAGCAACAAGTTTCGTTACATCCACTTCATCCATCAAGGTTACGTGAGGAGCTGTATGTTTAGAATTAACCATAGCTTTAGAAATGGCTTTACGGATACCGCTCATTTTCTCGCGTGTTTCAGGATATTCACCTGCAGGGATTGGCTGAGGAGCCGCTTTTTGTTCTGCAGCTTTTTCCTCTGTTTGTGCTGGCGCTGCTTCTTGTTGGCTTTCGCCGTTCATGAACGCTTCAATATCTTCTTTCAGCACACGGCCATTTTTGCCTGAGCCAGAAACCTTCTGAATGTTCACGCCGTTCTCTCTAGCAAATTTACGGACAGATGGCATAGCAATGATGCGTTTATCAGATGCGTCATCTACTTGATCTTGAGCACCGGCTCCGGTTTGG includes:
- a CDS encoding DUF1885 family protein, whose translation is MSLRSYIRLQNQTISIEEVQKMIDDYRQSVQKTGKQLDYSYEEKAFPYSIFTPENQGSGECLYLSSKDPDYHLIRIGIGEEPIPGMKGDLSPYIEISLERNSTFADKGKANELAKYMAKKKQGDLQLFNGRIMHFHK
- a CDS encoding GapA-binding peptide SR1P; this encodes MGTIVCTGCNTTIDHFEDEKVTVLYANCADCHNCHEK
- a CDS encoding dihydrolipoamide acetyltransferase family protein, producing MAFEFKLPDIGEGIHEGEIVKWFIKPGDKVQEDDVLCEVQNDKAVVEIPSPVEGTVEKIFVEEGTVAVVGDVLVSFDAPGYEDVQFKGEHGEEKTEAQVQSTLESGQDVEKQAAPSEKQDSQTGAGAQDQVDDASDKRIIAMPSVRKFARENGVNIQKVSGSGKNGRVLKEDIEAFMNGESQQEAAPAQTEEKAAEQKAAPQPIPAGEYPETREKMSGIRKAISKAMVNSKHTAPHVTLMDEVDVTKLVAHRKKFKEVAAEKGIKLTFLPYVVKALTSALREYPALNTSLDDATSEIIHKHYYNIGIAADTERGLLVPVVKDADRKSMFAISNEINELAGKARDGKLAPNEMKGASCTISNIGSAGGQWFTPVINHPEVAILGIGRIAEKPIVRDGEIVAAPVLALSLSFDHRMIDGATGQNALNHIKRLLNDPELLLMEG
- a CDS encoding polysaccharide deacetylase family protein, with translation MKYISAILAVSFLILSGCSEKDQAEDHSQKNETAPIQNEEETKEKVKPEEKEEQEVAVQQIKQDYEVNTANWKIEPVGDENKKVALLTIDDAPDEHALEMAKTLKELNVSAVFFVNGHLLESDDKKDILKQIADMGFEIGNHTYSHASLPDLTEQEQVEEIRRVNSLVEEITGSKPRFFRAPFGQNTDFSKNIVEEEHMQLMNWTMGYDWEKGYQTKDALIDVTLNSEYLFDGANILMHDRKWTSEALAEIVQGLKDKGYEVIDPNRIKS
- a CDS encoding UPF0223 family protein, whose amino-acid sequence is MDYQYPIDYTWKTDEIVKVISYFQGIEKAYEKGIPREELMMLYKDFKQIVPSIAEEKKVCGEFEEVSGYSSYRAMQKAKKSQDGELVRM
- a CDS encoding YktB family protein; protein product: MTFKGFTNDDFNVFQIDGLDARMDAIKTIIRPKFELLSDVFTEELSVLTKEPMYPHIAKHARRTINPPNDTWIAFSSNPRGYKMVPHFQIGLWETHLFIWYAVIYEAKGKEPIGQHFLSRTQEIQESIPANYVWSIDHMKPDVIHHDTLSTEDLNKMFERLATVKKAELLCGFQLSRDEAVKIPGDELIEMIRDVFVHLLPLYNVE
- a CDS encoding NAD(P)H-dependent flavin oxidoreductase, yielding MWETRLTDLLGIKLPIIQGGLAYLAYSDLAAAVSNAGGLGQITALSLGSPEELAEEIDKVRILTDKPVGVNFAIGTHGRHYERFVQIAVDKGIEAMSVTGGNPAAFLNMLKGTSVKKLVLTAGVRQAVKAEELGADAVMVVGNEGGGHLGRDELSTMVLVPKVVDAVSIPVVASGGIADGRGMMAALALGAEGIEMGTRFIAVKECVHAHPAYKEAIIHGTEKDTVVIKKTLGTPGRAISNAHTASILSMESKSCTYEDLKDYISGETNKKFIYEGNHEAGFGWAGQAIGLISDEPTVEELFDQMLSQAKVIRTRWQYS
- a CDS encoding inositol monophosphatase family protein, whose amino-acid sequence is MAGMKEIHAQAVQWMKEAGQRIIHSFETSLNIETKSNMNDLVTNMDKDVEQFFLKRIAERFPEHKVLGEEGAGHDLKELEGIVWIIDPIDGTMNFVHQQRNFAISIGIVENGIGRIGLIYDVVHDELYHCIKGEGAYLNEKKIAPMQEAKLEESIVGLNAIWLTDNKKIDKNITAKLVRDVRGTRSYGSAALELIYVATGRMNAYISMRLAPWDFAGGTIIIEELGGIVTDLHGSPIDYLNKSSLIATTPQLHKVIMEHYLT
- the typA gene encoding translational GTPase TypA, which produces MQYRNDIKNIAIIAHVDHGKTTLVDQLLKQAGTFRSNEQVAERAMDSNDLERERGITILAKNTAVNYKDTRINILDTPGHADFGGEVERIMKMVDGVLLIVDAYEGCMPQTRFVLKKALEQKLTPIVVVNKIDRDFARPEEVVDEVIDLFIELDATEDQLEFPVIYASGINGTASLSPDPADQEENMECLFESIVQNIPSPVDNREEPLQFQVALLDYSDYLGRIGIGRVFRGTMKVGQQVSLMKLDGTAKNFRVTKIFGFQGLKRVEIDEAFPGDLVAVSGMEDINVGETVCPVDAQDPLPVLRIDEPTLQMTFVVNNSPFAGREGKWVTSRKIEERLMAQLQTDVSLRVDPTDSPDAWIVSGRGELHLSILIENMRREGYELQVSKPEVIIREVDGVRCEPVERVQVDIPEEYTGAIMESLGERKGEMLDMINNGSGQVRLVFNVPSRGLIGYTTEFLTLTRGYGILNHTFDSYQPMQAGQVGGRRQGVLVSMETGKATQYGIIQVEDRGVIFVEPGTEIYEGMIVGEHNRENDLTVNIVRAKQQTNVRSATKDNTVTMKKPRIMSLEEALEYLNDDEYCEVTPESIRLRKKILEKNEREKAAKKKKLAE
- the lpdA gene encoding dihydrolipoyl dehydrogenase, coding for MVVGDFPIETDTIVIGAGPGGYVAAIRAAQLGQKVTIVEKGELGGVCLNVGCIPSKALITAGHRYHDAKNSADLGISAENVKVDFSKVQKWKGTVVEKLTSGVGGLLKGNKVEIVKGEAYFVDANNIRVMTETSAQTYTFKNAIIATGSRPIELPAFKYSKRVIHSTGALNLDHIPESMAIIGGGVIGIELGSVYANFGTKVTILEGMDEILAAFEKQMSSIVKRNLKKKNVDIFTKVKAQGVEETENGVIVTYEEKGEEKKLEAEYLLVTVGRKPNTDEIGLEQVGVELDERGFIKTDKQCRTSVGNIFAIGDIITGPQLAHKASYEGKIAAEAIAGHSSEIDYLGIPAVVFSEPELATVGYTEAQAKEEGLDIVAAKFPFAANGRALALNAAEGFMKLITRKEDGLVIGAQIAGPGASDMIAELGLAIEAGMTAEDIAMTIHAHPTLGEITMEAAEVALGSPIHIIK
- a CDS encoding VOC family protein, with amino-acid sequence MIKALTPYLVTNGNGQEVLSFYEQALGAEIHNLQTFGDLPDNPENPMPEANKKLVLNALVKAGEAEFMLSDNQPGHPFHLGNHITLAIQSDDAEETRRLFDRLKESGKIIMPLQETPWSSLYGQLIDQYGVYWQLNTLSHHMD
- a CDS encoding DUF5325 family protein, giving the protein MNIKIVFLALSLLAVASLSGIAISISEGSAVFSMISLAAFIAIMGSGFTLKKRWREKL